The following coding sequences lie in one Streptomyces venezuelae genomic window:
- a CDS encoding M6 family metalloprotease domain-containing protein, which yields MFLRHRRPRRPVRGPATTIRPRRRPARRATVLIAVLVAMATAAVGTARATPDETGPADRGRPSLARPIDPQNWRNPDDMTWSEYRSVPGTDWANPRIEPTDRTFKGALVLLDYPDEEFTVSKPAGSTVFGNPQTTASGIPRERLPQFYEDFLNKPGALNRGHTINEYWMEDSGGRVGVDLKAFGVYRMPFKSFQYGIEPGMNPGACPTDSTCGKDIRANGKAAWIAQVGEAEAAKYDFVFYLTAGQDESSTWQEFGQMKFGSEGQVPAAWGPPSPILSGGNAATTRYVPWTSWQAAARIWPNAVTGSSTQAESSGMGVYAHELSHILGIGDNYNNPYGKPLSRAYTGIWSMLSRGSFNGPGGPHTRWKIPATEGGSMGSQHILRDKLKLGIVDEKNVLRLDRDALDESGMVVAKVTARSAPPGARGLSGINIALSRDLSPACDRATDPLCDGGGYENYTVEVVDRMGMDSFTPDNGVLITKTKNQDRAPFAWVVDAHPEDIDMVDFVRPDGTEQKITMGDYRQLSDALFHAGTDSGSSYEYVDRANRLHFYVTDIRRGRSGVLSYTIAVKSLDGAGSQRRGTALHRGEASGSPVKSRATCTFPLTNTGRALADPPGEHPEDAARYLDSDVYRLSAETAGRGWSAWLPNKLATARAGATVDVDVAVSATANAHAKGRLTLTARSVSDPGKSATATCALSKKGGAKSDGR from the coding sequence ATGTTCCTCCGTCACAGACGTCCCAGACGCCCCGTACGCGGCCCCGCCACCACCATCCGTCCGCGCCGCCGCCCGGCCCGTCGCGCCACCGTCCTGATCGCCGTCCTCGTCGCCATGGCGACGGCCGCGGTCGGGACGGCCCGCGCGACGCCCGACGAGACCGGCCCCGCCGACCGCGGCCGGCCGTCCCTTGCGCGCCCCATCGACCCGCAGAACTGGCGCAATCCCGACGACATGACCTGGAGCGAGTACCGCTCCGTGCCCGGCACCGACTGGGCCAACCCCCGCATCGAGCCCACCGACCGGACGTTCAAGGGCGCCCTGGTCCTCCTCGACTACCCCGACGAGGAGTTCACCGTCAGCAAGCCGGCGGGCTCGACGGTGTTCGGCAACCCGCAGACCACCGCGTCCGGCATCCCGCGCGAGCGCCTTCCGCAGTTCTACGAGGACTTCCTCAACAAACCCGGCGCGCTCAACCGCGGCCACACCATCAACGAGTACTGGATGGAGGACTCCGGCGGCCGCGTCGGAGTCGACCTCAAGGCCTTCGGCGTATACCGGATGCCGTTCAAGTCGTTCCAGTACGGCATCGAGCCCGGCATGAACCCGGGCGCCTGCCCCACCGACAGCACATGCGGCAAGGACATCCGCGCCAACGGCAAGGCGGCCTGGATCGCGCAGGTCGGCGAGGCCGAGGCGGCGAAGTACGACTTCGTCTTCTATCTGACCGCGGGGCAGGACGAGTCCTCCACCTGGCAGGAGTTCGGCCAGATGAAGTTCGGCTCGGAGGGGCAGGTGCCTGCCGCGTGGGGCCCGCCGTCCCCGATCCTCTCCGGCGGCAACGCCGCCACGACCCGGTACGTGCCGTGGACGTCGTGGCAGGCGGCGGCCCGTATCTGGCCGAACGCCGTCACCGGCTCGTCCACCCAGGCCGAGAGCTCGGGCATGGGGGTGTATGCCCATGAGCTCAGCCACATACTGGGCATCGGCGACAACTACAACAACCCCTACGGCAAGCCCCTGAGCCGCGCCTACACCGGCATCTGGAGCATGCTGTCGCGCGGCTCGTTCAACGGGCCCGGCGGACCGCACACCCGCTGGAAGATCCCGGCCACCGAGGGCGGGTCGATGGGCTCGCAGCACATCCTGCGCGACAAGCTGAAGCTCGGCATCGTGGACGAGAAGAACGTGCTGCGCCTGGACCGCGACGCGCTGGACGAGTCCGGCATGGTCGTCGCGAAGGTCACCGCCCGGTCCGCGCCGCCCGGCGCGCGGGGGCTGTCCGGCATCAACATCGCCCTGTCACGCGACCTCTCCCCCGCCTGCGACCGCGCCACCGACCCGCTGTGCGACGGCGGCGGCTACGAGAACTACACGGTCGAGGTCGTGGACCGGATGGGCATGGACTCCTTCACGCCGGACAACGGCGTGCTGATCACCAAGACGAAGAACCAGGACCGCGCCCCGTTCGCCTGGGTGGTCGACGCGCACCCCGAGGACATCGACATGGTGGACTTCGTCCGCCCCGACGGCACCGAGCAGAAGATCACCATGGGTGACTACCGTCAGCTCAGCGACGCGCTCTTCCACGCCGGAACGGACTCCGGCAGTTCCTACGAGTACGTCGACCGCGCCAACCGTCTGCACTTCTACGTCACCGACATCCGGCGCGGCCGCTCGGGCGTCCTGTCGTACACGATCGCCGTGAAGTCGCTCGACGGCGCGGGCTCGCAGCGCCGCGGGACCGCTCTGCACCGCGGCGAGGCGTCGGGCAGCCCCGTGAAGAGCCGCGCGACGTGCACCTTCCCGCTGACCAACACGGGCCGCGCGCTCGCCGACCCGCCGGGCGAGCACCCGGAGGACGCCGCCCGCTACCTCGACTCGGACGTCTACCGGCTCTCCGCCGAGACCGCGGGCCGCGGCTGGTCCGCCTGGCTGCCCAACAAGCTGGCCACGGCACGGGCGGGCGCCACCGTCGACGTGGACGTCGCCGTCTCCGCGACGGCGA